The Anaerolineae bacterium genome segment GCCCATTGAGCCTGATATTAAATACAATAGCCGTTTGGTGCAGAGTTTTATTAATAAATTAATGAGAAATGGTAAAAAAACTGTGGCTGCCCGTATTTTTTACGATGCTCTTGATATTGTTGAAGAGCGGGCCAATAAGCCGGGCATAGAAATGTTTGAACAGGCTATCAAAAACGCTACGCCCCTGATCGAGGTCCGGCCCCGGCGAGTAGGCGGGGCAACCTATCAGATTCCGCTGGAGGTGCGCTCTGAGCGCCGCGAAAGCCTGGCCATTCGCTGGCTGGTCAATTCCAGCCGGGACCGCGCCGGCAAATCAATGGCCGAAAAACTGGCCGCTGAATTAATGGATGCGGCCAATAATCAAGGGGCCACAGTTAAAAAACGAGAAGATACCCATAGGATGGCCGAGGCAAACCGCGCCTTTGCTCATTATCGCTGGTAAAGGTTTGGCTTGAGCAAACTCAAGCCAAACGGTCCAGTTTCAATAGCGTCACTGTTGATTGAGTAAAGTCCAAAACTCTTGCCTGCCGTAGATTAAAGAGTTTTGGACTTTTCACTGTCTTATTGAAGTAGAGAGAAGTATTCAGGTTAAACATTAGGTTATGGCCCGCCAAACACCGTTAGAGCGAACCCGAAATA includes the following:
- the rpsG gene encoding 30S ribosomal protein S7; protein product: MARRNRAVKRPIEPDIKYNSRLVQSFINKLMRNGKKTVAARIFYDALDIVEERANKPGIEMFEQAIKNATPLIEVRPRRVGGATYQIPLEVRSERRESLAIRWLVNSSRDRAGKSMAEKLAAELMDAANNQGATVKKREDTHRMAEANRAFAHYRW